The Entelurus aequoreus isolate RoL-2023_Sb linkage group LG03, RoL_Eaeq_v1.1, whole genome shotgun sequence genome contains the following window.
GAAATGCTCCGCCGTAATAATGGAATGTGCTTATTCATCATGCTGGGGACCAATAAATGTCTGGAGAATGAAAGCTACACTATGCCTTCAAAGCTGTCGGCAGTGACacaacacacaaacaccacaTTTTCACGTATTTATTTCAGCATCTGTTAGTTGAATTGTTTGATTTGAGCTTTGTGGATTCCTGTTGAATTACAACAATGATAATGCAGCATGGCACTGGACCATGTAAGCTTAggcgtactgtatatatatacatacacgtactgtacatgaCACCCAAGGAGTAAACATTTGGAGGTGGAAGCAGGCTGGGGTGCAGAGGTTCACCAATTATTTGTCTTGTCCAAGTACACAACTCAGACACAAGCGTGTGTTAGTCCCACTCCAGGAAGTGTGTGGTTCCTTGAAAATGACATTGAGTGCTGGTGAAATGGTCCCACTACTGAATGGGGAAACAAGCCTTCTCAGGAACCACATTTGGCAGTTTTATGTTCGTCTATCCCTTTTAACACCATGTTTGTTGCCAGTAAACACTTTGTTCACGTGCCCACTTTTATATAAAACACGCTCTtccataaaatctcagcaaaagAAGTCAATCTTAGTAAaccaaaaatatatacaaaaagatAATTTGCCACACCAGGGATGAATTTAATTCCTAATTGTAGTATGTTATACTAATGTAATACAATTGTGTTCTTTGAAGTAGTCTATTTGATTTTAGTGCGTCCTTTACAGCAGCAGACCATTCTGttcaactgtgtgtgtgtaagtcCAACCTATCATCTTGCTACTTTCTTCATTGACTCTCCTTAAAGAGTTGGAATAAATGTTCTTCTGAACACAAATAGAGTTGTGTCCACAGGAGagtagacaagaagacaaaaaagtGCTGTGGGAGTCTTGCTGAGTGGGAAACAGATGGAATGTTGGAGATGGAATCTTCCGATTGGTCACACCGAGGCTTTTCTTCTCAGCTGTGATGGCACTCACAAACATCTCTCCATTCAAACTAACCATTCACTTTAGGCCCTATTTTCCTGATAAGTGTTTTTTTATGTGCTTGGAGGTACGCACATTACACCTTTGAGAGTTTCTTTTATCactttattatgtgtggtgtacactgcatccaaacttcaagtgcaatatGTTTCACCTTCCAGGGGCGCTGGACTTATTGCAGCCTCACAAGTGCTAAGGATCAAAAGGACTTAAATCaaggaaacatttttttcccactTAATCACATTGGAGAGTAGGGCCTTTTGTGCAGGGGAGTCATtcgcacgcacacagacacacacaaagggaTCATACATTGCACATCAAGTGGCATGTCTGACAAACAGCTCCCAGTAGGAATGTGTTTGCTGCCAGCGAGAAGCTGGGCTGTAGCAAACACTTGCCAGCTTCACATTACAGTACTAATAAAGTCTCATTAGACacgagcaaaaatacaaaatcaaaGCCCAGAGAGAAAAGAAAGCTTGACACCCAATCACCATCATTTGCAAAAACTACAAAGGAAAAGGTTGTGATTAGATTATATTATCAATAACATcataattattatgattataattcattgttattgtttttgtcacCGTGGTAACGTCACTGGGAGGAAGCCTTGGTGGCTATCGTGGACACGCAGTGCTGCTGGAAGTTGGGCGAATTGCAGCCCAGTCTCTGACGCGGGCCCTTCAGTCCTGCTGCGTTGCCCTCCACGATCCACGGGTTGGCGCCGCAGCAGCAGCAGGCGGGGGCCGGCGTAGTGGAGGCGGGGCCTGGGGCACTCAAGTCGGGGGGGCTGTGGCTCTGGAGGACGCTGCTGATGTGGTTGAGCAGGTCGTTGAAGAACTCGGGGACGCCTTCGTAACCTGGACAAGCAGCTGGGTGTCAGCCAAGCAGTTTTCATTTGACATTGATGTACTTCAGAGTCGTCAGTGTACATTTACTACTTACTGAAAATGAGTGAACGCACagccattatattatatatttaatcttattttactcatgtttttaattaaaaagtatttaatcAATGACAGAATGGTCTGCTGCTGTAAAGGACGCACTAAAATCAAAAAGACTACTTTTCCCCGGCTGCACAAAGTTCTATCCAAACTTGTTGTTTCTACCATAAAACAAGGCAAAAGTCAGGAAGAAAAGGCGCCTTCACTTTACCAGGGAAGGCGTTGACGTCAATGACAGCATGTTGGCCGCTTTGGTTATTAATGATGACGTCGATGCCAAACAAGGACACGCCCAGCGCCTGCCGCAAGGACCGGGACAGTTCTCGGATGACGTCATCGCTGGGAGGCTGAGACACGCCCTCCACGTTGTCCCTCTGAAAGGACAACTGGACTGTCACTCAGGGAAGAGCAGACTCAATTGTTGGGTGCCATTTTTGTACTTGTCTGCTTGATAGGTGAGTAGGAAAGGAGTAAAAACAAACATGGCTGACACGTCAATCGTAATTAAGCATTATTGTGAACTTGTTGCCATTTTGACAGCAAACAGCCTCCTGCGGACAGTTCTAGTAAGTAGACAAGTACAGCACATGTGCAAACAAAGTATTATTGACTACAACGCTGCCACAAAAGTTTAGACAAACTTGTTAAAGAAAATGTCTCAAAAATGTTGATGTTAGACAGAATACTAACAATCAATTACAATACTAACAACTAATCAGAGGTTTATGCTGATATGGAAGCATTTTGCCTTGATGTTTCTACTTTAGGAACATAACATTTAGTAAATTGTTCAAAGTTTTGAGTGAGTTTTTGTGTAAATTTAAGTCACATGATAGAAAGTGAAGTCGTACCGAGGTCAGGTCAGAGGACGACTCCGGCTTGGAAACGTTGTGGCTGTTGAAGAAAATGGCTTTCCTGTCTGAAAAGGGAACAGAGGGGAAAATAAACATGACGCGATGATACATTTTGCTCATGTTGAGCACTAGGTGGCGACAAAGCTCAACCCTCGAAGAGACGGTGCAACGTTTAGTTCAGGTCAGTAGGGTCACACCTTAACTTTACTCCAGGGGGGTTCAAACTTTTTACAGTGAGGGaagcataataaataaataatttaatgaaaaaaaattaaaagatgtgAGATCTTCTCTAATACATTTTGCACATCCAAGATGCTAaaacctctctgagctgccaccttatcgtggcgtttgcgtgtcccaatgatccgagGAGAATGTTGTCCGGGGGTTTCTATGCCCCCTGTTAGGGTCTCCCAAGAAAAACATTCCTATgtgagggaccagacaaagagTATCTCAAAGACCTCTATGGAAAGTCAAATTCAagaacccagatttccctcgcccggaagcGGGGCTCGATGGTGAGCGCCTGTCCCCATTTGGCCCTGCCGGGCACAGCCCAAAGAGGTAACATGGGTCCCCCCATTGAAGGTGGGACCCATAGGAGGGAGCATAGAGGtcaggtgcagtgtgagctgggcggcagcctaaGTCAGTGCCCtttttggcggtccgatccttggctacagaaactagctcttgggacgtggaacatcacctcgctgggggggaaaggAGTCTGAGCTGgtgtgcgaggtggagaagttccggccaGATCTAGTCAGACTCACTTCAACGCAGCGCAAGGGTTCTGGAACCAatcctctcgagaggggctggactctactCTGGTGTTgcaagcagtgagaggcgacaggctgcggtggaaattcttgttgcccccaggCTCAGAGCCTACACGTTAGACTTTAACCCGGTGGACAAAAGGGTAgctccaggggcgtcactagcttttaaggacagggggggcttagcccccaggagatgcacaggatgcaagcgaacgtagcgcacgagcacaaaacttcacaaacggctaacaaagacttagaaattattcattgttattattattatttcagtgggtttattttcaatctgtgttcagtacaacaacaaacatgggtttgcacagtgacattttgtttacagcatcaacaagaaacaatcacttgcatgatccttcaagataaactgaaacacaatgaaagtcatggcattagcctctatgttattaattcacaacatagaggctaatgccacgacttcagctcacaatacaataattgtttgttcccaaatattttgaagttccacatattacattttgggcacatatttgactaaaatggttgtaaattcaagccctggaaatattacttgattacttgaattaaagtaatatctggatcgggataatttggcttgtatataatatattcatactgtatatatatattatggcaagccgttaaggaaaataaatatatatggaagtctgaatagaaatgagaaacgtttatacatactgtaaataagaaagacttagagtcggtctgctgatctgaaaaagagccaaagctgtcaaagagctgagggaccatcttcaaagtgcaatgctgaaacaaataattcaaacaataaaatgtaacttccagggcttgagattaacgtagtcccgtcgtcccggggacggtaaaaaaaatgcaccggacgaaattaaatgcttccCGGGACGAtggtttttaaccattttttttttctttttgtttttctgtatttattcattttacattttatattaaatgtcttggtttttccaccctctgaaaatcctatgaaatgtttaacaagccatcctaaaATAAgtaaacagctattaatgtaacaatacaataaaacaaatatatttaatgatttttttttcattattttaacaataggctaatgtatattactttatatagattctacaagaaacacaaaacttaaaaaataaattatttacaattgcagacacaaggttcttgttctgcagtgctgtctgctaatgtgcttcgtacacctgcaggaccgcaagcaaggtcgcagagaaaatgcggaccggATTTTaggtgatgtgggcattttctatatgaacaagtccaaggaccgcaggcaaggtcgcagaaaaaatgcggactggattttgagtgattttctatatgaacaaggggctctctaccttacgctatgaagtgaggggaaactgagtgaataatgacaggttatatgattatttatttaaactcatattcgggccactttataatgaatatgtcggcatatatttgtaaaaaaaaatatatatatatatatagattttttttttttttaacaccaaattatttaggggggcttaagaatattttaggggggcttgagcccccctaaaataggcctaacaacgccaatgggtagctctataaaaatgggacccactacctccctgcttggcactcagcaccaagggttggaattgggggttaaatcaccaaaatgattcccgagcacggccactgcTCCCCTgacctcccagggagtggaacaaggggatgggtcaaatgcagagggtaatttcaccacacctagtgtgtgtgtgtgtgtgtggctatcagtggtactttaactttaacttccctCCACCttgaacgggtcctgactgttgtttgtgcttactcaCCAAACAGCTGCCCTTTTTGGAttccctagagcagtggtcccaaaccaaaataatattttatttttatttttattaaatcaacataaaaaaacacaatatatacattatttatcaatatagatcaatacagtgtgcagggatacagtctgtaagcacacatgattgtatttctttatgaaaaaaaaaaataaaataaaaaaaataaaaataattccacctccaaattttcaagcgttgaccggtccgcagctacaaaaaggttggggaccactgccctagagggagtactggagagtgctcccccaggtgattcccttgttctgctgcgGGACTTCAACACTCACATTGGCAACGACAGCGAAACCtaaagaggcgtgattgggaggaacggccgTCCGGATCTgcacccgagtggtgttttgttatcggAATTTTGTGCCCATCACAGAttatccataacaaacaccatgttcaaacattagggcttccatatgtgcacttggcacaggacaccctaggccgcagttccatcattgactttgtagttgtgtcatcggatttgcggtatcatgttttggacactcgggtgaagaggagctttctactgatcaccacctggtggtgagttggctccgatggtggggaggGATACCGGTCAGACCTGGCAAGCCCAAATggattgtaagggtctgctgggaatgtctAGCAGAGTTTCATTTCtcaccttcggaagaactttaaacatgtcacgagagaGGCGCTGCAcgttgagtccgagtggaccatgttccgtacttctattgtcgaggcggccgatcggtgctgtggccacaaggtggttggtgcctgtcgtggcagtaatccCAGAACCCGCTGGTGTGTCGAGTCCTATCGGTTtttttttggctcatgggactccagaggcagcggacaggtaccgacaggaaAATCAGTGCACGGCTTTTGCGGTTGTAGAGGAtaaaactcagacatgggaggagttcgtggaagccatggaaaacgacttccagacggctttgaagcgattctggaccaccattcgCCGCCTCaagagggggaagcagtgcactgtcaatacTGTTTATGGTGATATacggtgcccttctaacttgctttggtgccctaaaatatgagccctcctttaaggcaacacttgccttgaccttaaaaagttaaaattcgaggcctggcAGAGTTCTGTCATCCTAATGTCCATCCATCTATGTCACGTTATTTGATTGGATCACGGAACATGATACTCGCCACGCCAAGGCTTGATCGTTAAAGTtgcgaaacaaaaaaaacagagcaCGTAAAATGccgggaaagaaggacaaaaactggagttACCGGCAAAATATGGACATTTTGAAAGCTAAGCAAAAGAACTATAGGATGTACAAATGACCAACACTGCACGCAAGGAACAAAGTGAGGGGACGTGACCGCGTAAGTTCTGTGGTGGAAAAAAAGGCAACTTTTCACTTGCAGGGCAAACGTGCTTGAGCTTGTTATGAGTGGTGACTTAATATTCTAAATAATGGtgtttatacatatgtgtatctgctgatgtagttctgtttcaactgggggaaaaaaaaaaaagaaaaaaagaccaaTACTGATAGAAAGAAGCAGATACTGATaaacgtcaaaatgccaaatatcggcacCAATAATCGACCCGGTCGATAATCGGTCAATCTCTAGAAAATATATTACCAGTTCATATTGTAAATACATAACAaattaatacacacacactatttATAAAATGTAATACGTTTGATtataatattatacatatatacagtacaggccaaaagtttggacacaccttttcatttcaatgcgttttctttattttcatgactatttacattgtagattgtcactgaatgcatcaaaactatgacacctgtgaacagaaaaccctttcaggtgactacctcttgaagctcatcgagagaatgccaagagtgtgcaaaacagtaatcataagaaactagaatacaaaacatgttttcagttatttcacctttttttgttaagtacataactccacattcatagttttgatgccttcagtgataatcTACAATTGTCACTTTCATgacaaatagtcatgaaaataaagaaaacacattgaatgagaaggtgtgtctaaacttttggcctgtactgtatattaactATTTTGATATAAAACTTCTAAATTGTATTGCCCCAATAAATGTGGGAAAAATGGCATTTTCAATGGTTTTCACCAACACTTTCTTTGCTATTTTGTTTGCTATTATAGCCTAATTTAAAACACACATGACATGGTCAAATAGAAACAAAGGAGCCCTGACTCTACCATCCTGACGACAACTAATTAAGTTGTAGTTAGAGGGGCAGAAACATTGCAAGCCGGTTTAACCCTGTTCTACTGGGCCAAATAGAACAATCCTGGCCATCATTGGAATGACGCTGACTGCATCCACTGTCCTACTTGGTTATTTTCAACACGTTGGACAATTAGACTCGCGGAACAAAAGTCAATTGCTCCTACAAGCCTTGAAAAGCCTGAGCATGTCCAATTTCAGGGACTGTAAAGACCTTTTACACGCTCATATAGTGGCTGGCTTACCTGCAGGTCCAGCAGGGAAGTTCTTGAGGGAGGGCCTCTCCACCACCGTGTAGGAGTCGCCCACCACAAACACCTTGTAAAGCACTGCGTTGTGGTTGATGAAGCTCTGGATCACACAGGGCGCCTTCACGTCCTTGAGGTCGTCCTCGTTGAAGATAATGGCCATCTGGGTGCGGAAAGTCATAGAAACGGTGCACTGATTTCAGATGAAAGTATCAAGACACATTGGGGAATCAATCGGGGGCTAACGAGTCAAATTATTTCCTTTTAATTATTGAGAtattttggacaaatgtatgtttCATTATCTGGGAACACTGAGGAttgctcttttttttccccagtgCAGAAGCGGTTCTAGCTTCAATGGCGCCCTGGGCCAGTCCCAATTCATTCAGTTTTGCATTATTGAAATAATTCGTACTTAACTTTTTATTCTGTCTATGTATGCtagattttatttagttttattcatttattatatatttattctacatatatttttatcttcATAATATTTTATCCTTGATTCTTAATCATGGTTCGTACTATTTGCACacgctttattattttttttactttctagcATTCCTCGAAGGGAGCCCTCTGCATCAGGGATTATATCGGTCATGGCTGTGGGGGTGCTTTGTGTGAGCTTCATGGTCTGGTGACCAAGGCCCTCATGTATTATGATTATTAAGCATGTgtacgcacaaaaacctggcgtacaCCCTTTTTCATGGCAAAGTTGAGACGTATCAAGACTGACGTTGATGTGGAAATGTGCAGTGTCTCACGCCAACATCATGCTTCACCTGcacacatttctacaggctgtaGACACTTTGGCAACAAATAGAGGTGGTCTTTCaggctttgccaacatttgattttaAAAACGTAAAAAGATCAAAGCAAGGACACAAAATTAACTTTTCACCAATGCATtttaagggaaactgcacttttttggaattttgcctatcgttcacaatccgtatgagagacaagaagaaaaatagttgttttttttcgctttctaacataagAATCGGCTCGTacgtagctagcaatgcagcttatgggagcaatcaattctacctctaaatcactttaaaaatgcattcaaaaaacgtCCAAAATACTTCATTTACTTGCCATAACCAGTGTAATAACCAAGCtgcagcgacattgttattgtaagagcaaacattgaggaactctttttctagtgtagtaacacatcgccgTGCTTTGGTATTagtcgtaaaagctaactacggcaagactTAAGCTGGCTTCTACAACACCACGAAATGCGTttcagtttgtaatgcacaacactgcgatacgacaACAATTTGtcgtgactgaaaaacatgaactatcgtattacagtatctgtaaagtattagcccacatttaatcttttgtttgtacacagctgggctagccagacagcgtatgtactgtagttgtaataacatgcatggcgtgctgcgtgtatcatgatggacatcaaagtgactcactcgatggacagttgttcatctggtccagctggccgggaatatttcctgttgattttgggtaagcactccatttatgttgaaatagcttggctccaagtttatagcgtcaaaatcgctttcatcccCCTCTGCTTCCGCCGGCTCCAAtgcctcactcttccttcgtgcttgcttctataagcagcagtatatttagcttcaaaagtataatgTTGTAAATCTTCATTTTCCCAAAaacagtcgtcttcgttgtctgtcaCCAAGTCTGCCATTATGAGAAAACACAcatgtgtttgattccggaagtagatacacacatgttgccagaagtcagatgtGTGTTGcgatggaaacagaaatcaatgcgcggaagaaatcagtcccggaaatgattaaaatgatc
Protein-coding sequences here:
- the itpk1b gene encoding inositol-tetrakisphosphate 1-kinase: MQTFLKGRRVGYWLSEKKMKKLNFHAFADLCRKRGIEVVQLDLSQPLEDQGPLDVIIHKLTDLILEADQNDSQAVLLVQRVQDYIDAHPETIVLDPLPAIRTLLDRCKSYQLIHRIESCMQDERIRSPPFMVLNTECSPDVLEQIRKHGLTFPFICKTRVAHGTNSHEMAIIFNEDDLKDVKAPCVIQSFINHNAVLYKVFVVGDSYTVVERPSLKNFPAGPADRKAIFFNSHNVSKPESSSDLTSRDNVEGVSQPPSDDVIRELSRSLRQALGVSLFGIDVIINNQSGQHAVIDVNAFPGYEGVPEFFNDLLNHISSVLQSHSPPDLSAPGPASTTPAPACCCCGANPWIVEGNAAGLKGPRQRLGCNSPNFQQHCVSTIATKASSQ